From the genome of Sphingobacterium sp. UGAL515B_05:
TATAGTTTGAGCACCCATATTATGCAGGCGCTCCCCAATCGTACCTATGCGATTCGCTTACCCGATGGCAAATATGCCAAATTACAGCTGATCAATGCCTATAAGGGAAATCCTGCGGCGGTAACCAACCTCAATTGGCCTGCCCCATACTATACATTTAAATATTATGTACAGCAGGATGGCAGTAAAGATTTAAATACAAACACATTATAATAAGGAAAAATTACACAATTAAATTAAAGATGAATAGATTATTTACAACAGCAGCACTACTATGTGCATTGAGTTTAGGTTTTACTTCTTGTAGCAAGGATGATGATAAGGTGGAGCAAGTCGAGCCGGAATACCAAGCTAAGGTTATGGTCAAAGACGGTGAAACTGTTGATTTAACAAAGGTTTCCAAAACCATCAATACACAAGGAACAATCAAGCGTACAGGCAATACCTATTCACTTCGTAACTTCAAACAATTTACAATCGGTGAAGATGGAAAAGCAACAACAACTGCAGCAGCAGATTATTATTTTGATTTCAAAGAAAATGATGCAACCAGTGATGCCGACAAAATGTTAAGTCTATCAGGAACAGCAGCTGTAACTTTGAAAACGAATACCGAAAAGGGCTATACATTATCCTATATTGATAAAAGTTTTGATCAAGTCCAAGCTTCTGATCAATTAATCTCTATTGAGAATAACGCTAGTGAAATCTATAAAATGACTATTTCCCCAGCAATGCAAACGATTAGAACAGAATCGGGTTGGTGCAATTATAGTTTAGTCAATCATATAGTAACTGTAGTAGAAAATAGAACGCTCGTAATATCAAAAGATAAAAAACCATTATTTAAAATACGAATGAATAGCATCTATTCAGATGGAAAACCAAATGCTGATGAAAAAGCAAGCAATATGGTTTTCTACTCCATCGATTACCAAGAATTTAAATAGTATCAGCATAGTAGCTGGTTAAAATTCCAGCTGCTTTTGTTAACCAAAAATCAAAAACCGAAAAAAATATATTAAATACCAATTTTCATACACACTTTATCAGCAAAAGATTTTATCTTTACTATTATTTAGAATCAATTTAAATAAAAATAACATACTAACAACCCTACTACATGTATAGAAAAGGGACAAGGTATCAACTAACACAAAAAAACTAGTAACAATGAAAATAAAGAAACGCAGCAACCTATTAAAATTCATACCGGTATTGGCATTTTTAATTGTGTTGGGGTCCTGTAGCAAAAGCGAGCCCACAGTAGTAGAGCCTGAACCAGATCCTGTTGCACCAGAAGCTATGTTCAACCGCTTGATTACTGTTAAGAATTTTGGCGAAGACTTACCTGCTGGAAGTGCACCAACCACAGCGCAATCACCAATATATTACAGCCTGGAACAGAACAAAGCTGTGACACCGGATTATAAACTAACCGCACGATGGGACATCTCTTGCTCAGAAATATACCGCAGTTTTATCAATTGCAACAATACAGCAAACGGATTTGGTAAAGGTGGTCCAGGGAAAGGCGGTATCCTAATTGTCAAGAAAAAGTTCGAAGATGTAGTCGATATCCCTTCAGATGCCGAGTTCCGCAAAGGTGAAAAAGCATATGGTACGGATGATTCAGGAGCTTTTGGTGAAGGCTTGGGTTGGTATTTATATGATTTTGATGGCGTAATCAAAGGTGGTGGAGCGGAAAACAAAAAACACGTTTGCTATCCAATTGAAAGCAATACATTGATCGTCCGTACAGCCCAGGGAAACTATGCCAAGATCAAGATACAAAGTATCTATAAAGACCTCTTGGATCCAAAAGATTGGTTTAAAGATTCACCAACACCCTACTTTTCTTTCCAATATGTACTTGCCAAAGCTGGCAGTACCAAATTTGTGATTGCTAACTAAATAATATAAGCTAAGCATTCTGATTTAGACACTAAACTAACATGAAAAGAATATACAGCATTTTAAGCTTCCTTTTTTTAGGATTGCTGCTAACCCGCTGCACCAAAACGGAAGAATTAGCCTTACTTCCCGCAGATAAGATACTCGAATATAAGGTCATCAACCTCCCTAATGATGAGGTTATCTATGGCGCTATAGACAATGAAAAAAATGTCATTACGGTATATCTCCCTTATTATTATGGGTTGCT
Proteins encoded in this window:
- a CDS encoding HmuY family protein, which encodes MKIKKRSNLLKFIPVLAFLIVLGSCSKSEPTVVEPEPDPVAPEAMFNRLITVKNFGEDLPAGSAPTTAQSPIYYSLEQNKAVTPDYKLTARWDISCSEIYRSFINCNNTANGFGKGGPGKGGILIVKKKFEDVVDIPSDAEFRKGEKAYGTDDSGAFGEGLGWYLYDFDGVIKGGGAENKKHVCYPIESNTLIVRTAQGNYAKIKIQSIYKDLLDPKDWFKDSPTPYFSFQYVLAKAGSTKFVIAN